A genome region from Terriglobia bacterium includes the following:
- the cdd gene encoding cytidine deaminase: protein MAGNQSADPRHPRLSAEQREVLLSAAKAALARAYAPYSKFKVGAALLTENGAIFSGCNVENASYGLTNCAERTAIFSAVAAEGSKMRIRAIAVWSRPEGPCAPCGACRQVIFEMGPDATVLFQGQNGVQEIRASELLPFGFVF from the coding sequence GTGGCCGGAAACCAATCAGCCGATCCTCGACATCCCCGACTCTCGGCCGAGCAGCGGGAAGTCCTTCTCAGCGCGGCAAAAGCAGCTTTGGCACGCGCCTATGCTCCCTATTCCAAATTCAAAGTCGGCGCCGCGTTGCTTACGGAAAACGGGGCTATCTTTTCCGGATGCAATGTCGAGAACGCCTCCTATGGGCTGACCAATTGCGCCGAGCGGACCGCGATTTTCTCTGCGGTGGCTGCCGAGGGCAGCAAGATGCGCATCCGGGCCATCGCCGTCTGGAGCCGACCCGAGGGGCCATGTGCGCCGTGTGGGGCGTGCCGCCAGGTGATATTTGAAATGGGACCCGACGCGACCGTGCTGTTCCAGGGACAGAACGGAGTGCAGGAGATTCGGGCCTCCGAACTCCTGCCCTTCGGGTTTGTGTTCTGA